One window of the Salvia splendens isolate huo1 unplaced genomic scaffold, SspV2 ctg224, whole genome shotgun sequence genome contains the following:
- the LOC121789362 gene encoding chromatin remodeling protein EBS-like, whose amino-acid sequence MAKRRPGTSDVDSYTIRGTNKIVKAGDCVVMRPSESNTAPYVARVEKIDADNRNNMKVRVRWYYRPEEAVGGRRQFHGAKELFLSDHHDMQSAHTIEGKCIVHSFKNYTKLENVGPEDYYCRFEYKPSTGAFLPDRVAVYCKCEMPYNPDDLMIQCDECKDWYHPACVDLTVEEAKQLDHFICSDHGSDEDFKKAQENSFTNGKAETKRQRK is encoded by the exons ATGGCGAAAAGGAGACCTGGAACGAGCGATGTAGATTCCTACACAATTAGAGGCACCAACAAAATCGTTAAAG CTGGAGATTGTGTAGTGATGCGGCCATCAGAAAGTAATACTGCTCCTTATGTGGCACGGGTGGAGAAGATTGATGCTGATAACCGTAACAATATGAAAGTACGGGTGAGGTGGTACTACAGGCCAGAGGAAGCAGTCGGAGGAAGAAGACAGTTCCATGGAGCCAAGGAGTTATTCTTATCAGATCACCATGACATGCAAAGTGCTCACACGATTGAGGGGAAATGCATTGTTCACTCTTTCAAGAATTATACTAAGTTGGAGAATGTTGGCCCTGAGGATTACTATTGCCGCTTTGAATATAAGCCTTCAACTGGAGCTTTTCTGCCAGACCGTGTTGCAGT GTATTGCAAATGTGAGATGCCCTACAATCCTGATGACCTGATGATACAGTGTGACGAATGCAAAGACTG GTACCATCCTGCATGTGTTGATTTGACAGTGGAAGAGGCAAAGCAATTGGATCACTTTATCTGCTCCGACCATGGATCCGATGAAGATTTTAAAAAGGCCCAAGAAAACTCATTTACAAATGGCAAA GCAGAGACGAAGCGCCAGAGGAAGTAA
- the LOC121789365 gene encoding malonyl-CoA decarboxylase, mitochondrial-like: MNKNRKALSILMRARMRPPSPTTNRINQMQFSPIDGVRNGKVSTSQEASATLHTDFVRVQQSMHAAISMNKTEILDVALDDFSEGYYGLPNENRRALLLALAREYDLNRKQVRDLMKQYLGLELPSSDKPLENAHEGEGSFSAFYRIERNLRESLKPMYEVLFERLNTHPGGLRFLSIMRANILSFLAEENTAVLRALDSYLKEKLITWLSPANLQLHHITWDDSASLLEKIVAHEAVHPISNLLDLKRRLGMGRRCFGYLHPAIPGEPLIFIEVALMKHVAQTIQEVLWDDPPIPECEATCALFYSISSTQPGLSGINLGKFLIKRVIDVVRRDMPTISTFATLSPIPGYMQWLLSKLAPTEISDSTFSENLLTPEEESALLEATETFHGKNGMEVLRNLLSSSEKWINSEKLASVLRIPLMRLCARYLLQEKKRGKALDSVGNFHLQNGAMVGRINWMADLSEKGIKQSAGIMVNYIYEVEHIEENAQLYFGDGEIGASDEVRSYLEQRQEDHQEEIKD; this comes from the exons ATGAACAAGAACAGGAAGGCTCTCTCCATTTTGATGCGTGCTAGAATGCGTCCACCTTCCCCCACCACC AAcagaataaatcaaatgcaattctCGCCAATCGATGGCGTTAGGAACGGCAAAGTTTCTACTTCTCAGGAGGCCTCCGCCACTCTCCACAC AGATTTTGTGAGAGTGCAACAATCGATGCATGCTGCTATTTCAATGAACAAGACAGAGATTCTTGATGTTGCACTAGATGATTTTTCTGAG GGTTACTATGGCCTTCCCAATGAGAACCGTCGGGCATTATTGTTGGCACTTGCTAGGGAATATGATCTTAATCGGAAGCAAGTTCGTGATTTGATGAAACAATATCTTGGGCTTGAACTTCCAAGCA GTGATAAGCCGCTGGAAAATGCACATGAAGGCGAGGGATCATTCTCTGCTTTCTACAGGATCGAGAGGAATTTGAGGGAATCGCTCAAGCCAATGTACGAAGTTCTTTTCGAACGGCTGAACACACACCCTGGAGGACTAAGATTCTTATCAATTATGAGGGCCAACATACTATCTTTTCTCGC GGAGGAAAATACTGCCGTGCTGAGAGCATTGGACTCTTACTTGAAAGAGAAGCTTATTACATGGCTCAGTCCTGCAAATCTTCAGCTTCATCACATAACTTGGGATGATTCAGCATCTCTGTTGGAAAAGATTGTAGCACATGAG GCAGTTCATCCAATCAGTAATCTTCTAGATCTGAAGCGAAGACTGGGTATGGGACGCCGCTGTTTTGGGTACTTGCACCCAGCGATTCCAG GCGAACCATTAATTTTTATTGAAGTTGCACTCATGAAGCACGTGGCTCAAACAATACAG GAAGTTCTATGGGATGATCCTCCAATACCTGAATGTGAGGCAACATGTgcacttttttactccatctcttctACTCAG CCAGGTTTATCTGGAATCAACCTGGGAAAGTTTCTTATAAAACGTGTGATTGATGTCGTTAGAAGAGACATGCCAACAATTTCA ACATTTGCGACTCTTAGTCCTATACCAGGTTACATGCAATGGCTTTTGTCAAAACTGGCACCCACTGAAATATCTGATTCAACTTTCAGTGAGAACTTGCTAACACCAGAAGAAGAAAGTGCACTCCTTGAGGCTACCGA AACTTTCCATGGAAAAAATGGGATGGAAGTATTGCGGAACTTGTTGTCATCAAGTGAAAAATGGATTAATTCAGAAAAGTTGGCATCTGTGCTGAGAATTCCTCTAATGAGGCTCTGTGCCAG GTATCTTCTTcaagagaagaagagaggaaaggCTCTGGATTCTGTTGGAAATTTTCACTTGCAAAATGGAGCG ATGGTTGGAAGGATTAATTGGATGGCAGATCTATCCGAAAAGGGCATAAAGCAAAGTGCGGGCATAATGGTTAACTACATTTATGA GGTGGAGCATATCGAGGAAAATGCTCAGTTGTATTTTGGTGATGGGGAAATTGGAGCTTCTGATGAAGTCAGATCCTACCTTGAG CAACGTCAAGAGGAtcaccaagaagaaatcaaaGATTAG
- the LOC121789367 gene encoding chitin elicitor receptor kinase 1-like, protein MNIFSKKEIKLIPIAIFLSTLLLTCFDAEAKCKKGCDLATASYYVWQGSNLTYIANIFNQKLPEILRYNPHVPSADSIRTGTRINVPFTCECLNGDFLGHTFAYITQKDDTYSRVAKFAFANLTTDYWIQRVNVYDPTQVPDSVPINVTVNCSCGDPKVSRAYGLFATYPLLPGETLVSLAADTGVPPELLKEFNPVSNFEAGSGTVFLPAKDENGTYPPFKSSSNGISGGAIAGISIAAALGAASFALCFYFVFYTRRKPSKESLILHTQTINGVGADRESGRIAADSMFPTLKGITVDKSVEFTYEELALATNDFSLSNKIGQGGFGAVYYAELRGEKAAIKKMDMQASKEFLAELKVLTHVHHVNLVRLIGYCVEGSLFLVYEYIDYGNLSQHLRSKVKEALGWSTRVQIALDSARGLEYIHEHTVPVYIHRDIKCANILIDTHFRAKVADFGLTKLTEVGSASLQTRLVGTFGYMPPEYAQYGDVSPKVDVYAFGVVLFELISAMEAIVRTNEVVAESRGLVALFEEAFNNPDQTQALQKLVDPRLGDDYSMDSVSKVAHLAKACTHENPQLRPSMRSIVVALMTLSSSTEDWDIGSFYENQGLVHLMSGR, encoded by the exons ATGAACATATTTTCcaaaaaagaaatcaaacttATTCCAATAGCAATCTTCCTCTCTACCCTTCTCCTCACATGCTTCGACGCCGAAGCCAAATGTAAAAAGGGATGCGATCTCGCCACCGCGTCCTACTACGTCTGGCAAGGTTCGAATCTCACCTACATTGCCAATATCTTCAACCAAAAACTCCCAGAAATTCTCCGGTACAACCCGCATGTACCGAGCGCTGATAGCATCCGGACCGGGACCCGCATCAACGTGCCCTTCACGTGCGAATGCCTCAACGGGGATTTCTTAGGGCACACGTTTGCTTACATCACTCAAAAGGATGACACTTATAGTAGGGTCGCGAAGTTCGCCTTTGCGAACCTCACAACCGACTATTGGATCCAGCGGGTCAATGTGTATGATCCGACCCAAGTACCCGACTCGGTCCCCATCAATGTGACGGTCAACTGCTCTTGTGGGGACCCCAAGGTGAGTAGGGCGTACGGGCTGTTTGCCACGTACCCCCTCCTCCCTGGGGAGACCCTGGTGTCATTGGCCGCAGATACTGGGGTCCCACCCGAGTTGCTAAAAGAGTTCAACCCGGTTTCGAATTTCGAGGCCGGGTCGGGGACCGTTTTCTTGCCCGCTAAAG ATGAAAATGGAACATATCCCCCATTCAAGTCAAG TTCAAACG GCATCTCCGGTGGAGCCATTGCCGGCATATCCATTGCAGCAGCACTTGGAGCAGCCTCTTTCGCACTGTGTTTCTATTTTGTCTTCTACACAAGGCGAAAGCCCTCCAAAGAATCATTGATTCTCCACACTCAGACCATCAATG GCGTTGGGGCGGACCGGGAATCTGGTAGAATTGCTGCTGATAGTATGTTTCCGACGCTGAAGGGAATCACGGTCGATAAGTCGGTGGAGTTCACGTATGAAGAGCTAGCTTTGGCCACAAATGATTTCAGTTTGTCTAATAAAATTGGACAGGGTGGATTTGGAGCTGTTTATTATGCAGAGCTAAGAGGCGAG AAAGCTGCGATCAAGAAGATGGACATGCAAGCATCGAAGGAATTCCTAGCCGAACTCAAGGTCTTAACCCATGTTCATCACGTAAACTTG GTGCGTTTGATAGGCTACTGTGTCGAAGGGTCGCTGTTTCTAGTTTACGAGTACATTGACTACGGTAACCTAAGTCAGCATTTACGCAGCAAAG TTAAGGAGGCATTGGGTTGGTCGACAAGGGTGCAAATTGCCCTAGATTCAGCAAGAGGGCTTGAATACATTCATGAGCACACAGTTCCGGTCTACATTCATCGTGATATCAAATGTGCTAACATCCTGATTGACACCCACTTTCGTGCCAAG gTTGCAGATTTTGGTCTGACCAAACTGACTGAGGTGGGGAGTGCTTCTCTGCAAACGCGTCTTGTTGGAACTTTCGGTTACATGCCTCCAGA GTACGCGCAATATGGAGATGTTTCTCCCAAGGTAGATGTGTACGCCTTTGGGGTAGTTCTTTTCGAGCTAATATCTGCAATGGAAGCAATTGTGAGGACAAATGAAGTGGTAGCAGAATCAAGAGGCCTTGTTGCTCTGTTCGAAGAGGCCTTCAACAATCCCGATCAAACACAAGCACTGCAAAAGTTAGTTGATCCAAGACTCGGAGATGACTATTCTATGGACTCCGTCTCTAAGGTAGCACATCTTGCTAAGGCTTGCACACATGAGAATCCGCAGCTACGGCCAAGCATGAGATCTATTGTGGTGGCATTGATGACATTATCTTCGTCCACTGAGGATTGGGACATTGGCTCCTTCTATGAGAATCAAGGCTTAGTTCATCTCATGTCCGGCAGATAA
- the LOC121789369 gene encoding inositol monophosphatase 3-like isoform X2 yields the protein MTQKGSPDDFLASAVEAAKQAGEIIRSGFYGAKQVENKGEFIGEETAAAGGNMELTNEPTWIVDPIDGTFNFVHGYPFVCVSIGLTIGKIATVGVVYNPIMDELFTAVRGKGAFLNGKPIRVSSQDELVKSLLAAEVIASHEKSIVDASTNQINSLLFKVRSLRMSGSCALDLCGIACGRLDLFYLVGFGGPWDVAAGAVIISEAGGLVFDPSGKDFDITAQRVAASNPLLKDAFVGALQQSE from the exons ATGACACAAAAGG GTTCACCCGACGATTTCTTGGCCTCAGCAGTGGAAGCTGCTAAGCAAGCTGGCGAG attattCGATCTGGATTTTATGGGGCGAAACAGGTGGAGAACAAAGGAGAG TTCATTGGCGAAGAAACTGCTGCTGCTGGTGGCAATATGGAATTGACTAATGAACCAACTTGGATTGTTGATCCCATTGATGGAACTTTTAATTTTGTTCATGG GTATCCATTTGTGTGTGTATCTATTGGATTGACAATTGGAAAGATTGCAACAGTTGGTGTTGTCTATAATCCAATTATGGATGAG CTTTTTACAGCAGTTCGCGGCAAAGGTGCTTTTCTCAATGGGAAACCCATTAGAG TATCATCTCAAGACGAGCTCGTGAAATCCCTTCTTGCTGCAGAG GTGATTGCATCACATGAGAAATCCATCGTGGATGCCTCTACTAATCAGATCAATAGCTTACTCTTCAAG GTTCGGTCACTTCGGATGAGTGGCTCTTGTGCTTTAGATCTTTGTGGGATTGCGTGTGGGAGGCTTGATCTATTCTACTTAGTTGGGTTTGGAGGCCCATG GGATGTGGCTGCTGGTGCTGTTATCATAAGCGAAGCTGGAGGACTCGTCTTTGATCC CTCGGGTAAGGATTTCGACATCACAGCTCAACGAGTAGCAGCTTCGAATCCTCTTCTGAAGGATGCATTTGTCGGGGCACTGCAGCAGTCGGAATGA
- the LOC121789369 gene encoding inositol monophosphatase 3-like isoform X1 — translation MTQKGSPDDFLASAVEAAKQAGEIIRSGFYGAKQVENKGEVDLVTETDKKCEELIFTFLKKQYSDHKFIGEETAAAGGNMELTNEPTWIVDPIDGTFNFVHGYPFVCVSIGLTIGKIATVGVVYNPIMDELFTAVRGKGAFLNGKPIRVSSQDELVKSLLAAEVIASHEKSIVDASTNQINSLLFKVRSLRMSGSCALDLCGIACGRLDLFYLVGFGGPWDVAAGAVIISEAGGLVFDPSGKDFDITAQRVAASNPLLKDAFVGALQQSE, via the exons ATGACACAAAAGG GTTCACCCGACGATTTCTTGGCCTCAGCAGTGGAAGCTGCTAAGCAAGCTGGCGAG attattCGATCTGGATTTTATGGGGCGAAACAGGTGGAGAACAAAGGAGAG GTGGATTTGGTGACAGAGACGGATAAGAAATGTGAAGAGCTCATATTCACTTTTCTCAAAAAACAATACTCTGACCATAAG TTCATTGGCGAAGAAACTGCTGCTGCTGGTGGCAATATGGAATTGACTAATGAACCAACTTGGATTGTTGATCCCATTGATGGAACTTTTAATTTTGTTCATGG GTATCCATTTGTGTGTGTATCTATTGGATTGACAATTGGAAAGATTGCAACAGTTGGTGTTGTCTATAATCCAATTATGGATGAG CTTTTTACAGCAGTTCGCGGCAAAGGTGCTTTTCTCAATGGGAAACCCATTAGAG TATCATCTCAAGACGAGCTCGTGAAATCCCTTCTTGCTGCAGAG GTGATTGCATCACATGAGAAATCCATCGTGGATGCCTCTACTAATCAGATCAATAGCTTACTCTTCAAG GTTCGGTCACTTCGGATGAGTGGCTCTTGTGCTTTAGATCTTTGTGGGATTGCGTGTGGGAGGCTTGATCTATTCTACTTAGTTGGGTTTGGAGGCCCATG GGATGTGGCTGCTGGTGCTGTTATCATAAGCGAAGCTGGAGGACTCGTCTTTGATCC CTCGGGTAAGGATTTCGACATCACAGCTCAACGAGTAGCAGCTTCGAATCCTCTTCTGAAGGATGCATTTGTCGGGGCACTGCAGCAGTCGGAATGA
- the LOC121789364 gene encoding F-box protein CPR1-like has protein sequence MPNLPFELIEDILRRLPVKSLKRFRAVAKTWCYLIESDNFINLHLRQSLISTSHRNLIIGGLGVYSVDLETLDKAHVIKPPFYYKSVDGISNSCNGIVLVMSDPLVLWNTFSREYMTLPNCSTEMQAPFESYGKVAYGFGYDSESDDYKVVRVAEFRHKITHIWMASETKIFSLRSKSWRRIGDFPYALPFLRGNWRVHLNGVMHTLVEDPEEIEAAAVIMAFNLRTEKHTPIMLPSEIRIRGVDVSLDVLDGCLCVVCTSRHRVVIWVMKEYGVRKSWMKLLTISPPLIERNDIVKPLTYSRDGAKVLLNCDDKRLLWYDLANHTAEEVVVEGFPFVFYAEVCVESLVKLDNSVAEVKKKVQRKEKRKGKIRSTRDDFLSEGFKLVL, from the exons ATGCCGAATCTGCCGTTCGAGCTCATCGAGGATATCCTCCGCCGCCTGCCGGTGAAATCGCTCAAGCGGTTCCGCGCCGTCGCGAAAACGTGGTGTTATTTGATTGAAAGTGACAATTTCATCAACCTGCATCTCCGCCAATCGCTGATTTCCACCTCTCACCGCAATCTGATCATCGGCGGCCTCGGCGTTTACAGCGTCGATTTGGAGACGCTCGACAAGGCTCATGTCATCAAGCCGCCGTTCTATTACAAAAGCGTCGATGGGATCTCGAATTCCTGCAACGGAATAGTGCTTGTGATGAGCGATCCGCTTGTTCTGTGGAACACTTTCTCGCGAGAATACATGACTTTGCCCAATTGCTCGACTGAGATGCAAGCTCCGTTTGAATCGTACGGTAAGGTTGCGTATGGATTCGGATACGATTCCGAGAGCGATGATTACAAGGTTGTTAGGGTTGCGGAATTTAGGCATAAGATAACGCATATCTGGATGGCTTCCGAGACGAAGATCTTCAGTCTAAGGTCGAAATCTTGGCGGAGAATTGGGGATTTCCCTTATGCGCTGCCGTTTTTGAGGGGGAATTGGCGCGTGCACCTTAACGGCGTTATGCATACTCTGGTGGAAGATCCGGAGGAGATTGAAGCCGCCGCGGTGATAATGGCTTTTAATTTGAGGACAGAGAAGCATACTCCAATAATGTTGCCGTCAGAGATCCGGATCCGAGGTGTTGATGTTAGTTTGGATGTGCTGGATGGTTGTCTTTGTGTGGTTTGCACAAGTAGGCACAGGGTTGTGATTTGGGTGATGAAGGAGTATGGAGTGAGAAAATCTTGGATGAAATTGCTCACAATTAGCCCCCCGTTGATAGAGCGGAATGACATCGTGAAGCCATTGACTTATTCGAGGGACGGTGCCAAGGTTTTGTTGAATTGCGATGATAAAAGGCTTCTTTGGTATGATTTAGCTAACCACACAGCTGAGGAGGTTGTTGTTGAAGGTTTTCCGTTTGTGTTTTATGCTGAAGTTTGCGTTGAGAGCCTTGTTAAGCTTGATAATAGCGTGGCTGAGGTTAAGAAAAAAGTGCAGCGGAAGGAGAAAAGAAAGGGGAAGATCAGAAGTACAAG GGATGACTTCTTGTCCGAGGGGTTCAAGTTGGTACTCTAA